ATACTTAATATACCAGCATTGGATACTTAAAATGGAAAGTTATGTTCTCCCTCATTATATTCGTCCGAACATAAagtaattaatttcaaatgaataacaaacACATTAATGGGATTGCAGCTCGTTGCTCATTCATTTTAATCGATAAcacatcaaaatcaaacatgttcATGAACGAAACCATCGCCCCACAACACCTATCCTCTTATAAACCTCTGCTAACCGGCATAACTATGATATACGCGACTATACATTTAACCTGAATACACCTTACGGTTCTAGCACGTATATGTATGTGCCTTATGTGTGTGGACAAACATCACACGGACAACTTGTATAGTTTCAGGTTTAATCAGAAGGCCTACAAATGTACAAACATGACATGAATAACAGAAACGGCGACGATGGACATAACATGAACGTAAATAACCGAGAcgattacatgtacaaatgtaggatCTTCAATAAAATAACAAGTAATATGATCATAGTTTAAAAGACTTACCAGGGACGGATGACTGGTACATTGTAACATGTTGTCATGCTGAGTGCCGTGTCTGGAATGATGTAAAAGTGTGCTGGTGCAGGGTATTGACAGGTGTTTAGCATGCGCACACACTCACCTGCTCACTACAATGACCAATCAGGACAACTTCCACACATACCTTACATTCCAATGCATGACGCAGTATGAGGCGCGGGAACTTACCTGTTGGTCAGTCAACCCTGAcctttgttattatataacacttatcttatatatatatccaactgGCTACATACTCCTCCTCCCTGATTAGATGGCTCCTGGCATCTCAATTAATACCTCGTACGATCAGACATAAAGTTGTCCTGAAACGGATACATGGCATGCTGAGCTAGCAATTGCTCTAGAAACAACCGCAATTAAAACTAGGGTCCACAATTTACTGTTATATTGGGATTTACCCACTAGCCTTAATATAACCAGGGCTGGTAACACCATGGTGCTACATATACTACAGTAAAACAAACCGGTATAACACTGTAGGTTGACCTAAACCAATCTTTACAGATAGGGTTTTGATTATCAAGGAGATATCCAACACGGTTCACGGTAAGAACCAAATTATATCACCTTTTCAGGTAAAGGTTCATGTCCAACATAGCCACGAGTTGTGCGGTTGGGCCAGTCCCTACCAGCACCATCATGACTATAAGGTGACTGCAtgaacaataaacaataaaagtAAATCATACATATAGCTAACATGAAAAGGTGAcagttaaaaaaacaacaacgatgaaataaaaagtattaCTACACCTGCCTAGGACTTCTCTGGAGGTTGGGCCAGTCCCTACCATCCAGAGCGTTATGCCCTACAGGTATGGTTAAATatcaattgtaaaatatatataaaaatgttaaaatactcATTTCATCACAGGAATGTTGTAACACAGATCCATAATCATGGTTTACTTCAGATCTAGATTTTGTAATGAACACTGCAGAGGAAACACCCACTGACCATAACGATCTGGAGGCTGTCTAGGTCTAGCTGACCTTCTTGGTTCAACAACCTCTGAACTGTCCTGTTCCTGGTACACTATGGACTCAGCACTGTCATTAAGGCTGGATACCGGACCCTCTCGACAGATTAGTGAGGTCTGCCAAACCTGATCTCTGTTCAAACTCATTTTCCGTTATCACGGATATTGGATCGGAATTGTTGAACACAGGTTCTTGCATGGAAGGGTTTGGTACTCTCTGCAACTTCCGGGGACGAGTTGGTCTAGCAGGAGGTAGCTCAAACTCCGAGTCTGACTCAGAATCAGACTCTGAGGATGATACTGGTAATGTGGGCTCTGCCCTTCGGACAGCAACATACTTTGCAGGCTTAACCTTTCGGTTCTGCGAGTTAGGAGGAACTTCCATTGGAATGGAGTTAAAGGGAAGTAGCATGTTACGGTGCAATGTACGGTTACGACCTTTGCCCGATTCATACTTCACCTCATATACAGGAATGTCACTGTTTGGTATTTTTATCACCACACAGGGTTCCCGTTCCCACCTGTCAGTCAGTTTATGTTTGCCCTTGAGACCTACGTTCCGTATCAGTACACGGTCTCCTATTTCCAGTTTGGAGTTCTGAACAGAACGGTCATAGCGACTCTTGTTCTGAGCAGATCTCTTTTTAGCTTCACTCTGTGCGGTTTTGTAAGCATTTTCCATCCTAGTTCGCAACTTGCCAACATAGGAGGTGTGATCAACCGCACCCTGCTGACCTGGTTCAGTACCCAGGAATGCGTCCACTGACAACCGTGGATGCCATCCGAACATGAGGTAATGAGGAGAGTACCCCGTGGCATCGCTTTTGGTTGCGTTATAGGCCTGGACTAGTGGAGCTATGTACGATTTCCAATCAGCCTTTTTATCTTCATCAAGGGTGGCAAGCATCCTAAGAAGAGTTTGGTTAAACCTTTCCACAGAACCATTTCCCATTGGATGATATGGTGTGGTCCTGGTTTTTTTCACACCGGCCAGTTTGCAAAGTTCTTTGATGATCTTACTCTCAAAGTTGCGGCCCTGATCACTGTGTATTCTCTCAGGAAAGCTATAGTGAACAATAAAGTTCTCATACAAAGCTTTCGCAGTTGTCCTTGCCGTTTGATTGCGACAGGGAACTGCCTGAGCATACCTGGTGAAGTGATCTGTTATAACCAGGATATCCTCTATTCCACCCTTGCACTTGTCTGCTGTGAGAAAGTCTATACAGACCAACTCCATAGGGTGGCTAGAGCTGATAGGAATAAGTTCAGCAACAGGTTTAACTGGTGCTTTTCGTCGTACACAACGCCCACAAGTCTCAACTTTATGGTTCACATCATTCTCTAGGCCTGGCCAGTAGAACCGTTGCTTTGCCAGCCAAAGTGTTTTTTCCTTCCCTTGATGACCAGTGTCATCATGCACACCCTTTAGAGCGAGGGAATGATACTGCTTTGGGAGCACCAACTGTTTAACGTTCTGACCGTCTAGACAAGCGGTTCGATATAGTATACCGTCATGCAAACTCAATTTCCTCCAAGTGCGAAACATCTTCTGGACGTATACAGTTTCACCCTGTAGCCTTTTCCCCCTGGGAAGAAAACCGGTTCTCAATAGGTCAATTACCCTTGCTATGTCTTTGTCCCGGTGCTGTTGTACTTTCCAGTCGACTGCAGCGAATGAATCGACCGAACCTGTGTCCTCATTGGCCATATGAGACACAGGATCATCCGACACACATTCCACAAGTGGTGCCACTGTGACTGCTGATTGACAAATAGCCTGAACAACATCAGAACATACAGACATGCGTGAGAGACCATCAGCATCAATGTTTTGTTTCCCAGGGCGATACGACAGGGTAAAGTTATAATTTGCTAAAGCGGCAACCCATCTATGTCCAGTGGCATCGAGTTTAGCCTTACCCAGCACATAAGTAAGTGGATTATTATCAGTGATGACCTTGAAAGTGTTACCATAGAGATAATCATGGAATTTGTCTGTCACCGCCCACTTAAGAGCAAGAAACTCTAACTTATGAGCAGGGTAATTCCGCTCACTAGGTCTTAAACCACGACTAGCGTATGCGATTACTCGCTCCACACCATCCTGTTCCTGATACAAAACTGCGCCTAAACCAAGGCCACTAGCATCAGTATGCAAGATAAATGGTTTTTTGTAATCTGCATAAGCAAGAACTGGGGGACTCAATAGCTTCTCTTTTAAGGTATCAAAGGCTGTCTGTTGGGGTTCCCCCCAAACCCATTCAGCCTTTTTCTTGACCTTAGTTTTACCAATAGACTTAGCAGTCTTCTTTTTCTTGGTAAGGTCAtgaccttgtaagagtttgttcAGTGGCTGGGCTATTGAGGAAAAATCCTTTATGAATCGCCTGTAGTAACCACTGAAACCAAGCCATTGGCGGAGCTCTTTTACGTTGTTTGGCCGTGGCCAATCCCTAACTGCAGATAACTTTGCAGGGTCTGTCGCTATGCCCTCTTCAGACACAACATGCCCTAAGTATGTCACAGAAGTTTTAAACAACTCGCACTTAGATGGTTTAAGTTTCAGGCCATGTTGCACTAGTCTGGAAAAAACGGACTCTAACCTTGTCAGGTGTTCGTCAAAGATACGAGAGAATATGAGaatatcatcaaaaaatatGAGACATTCTCTAAGATGCATATCTCCCATGCACTTCTCTATCATCCGTTGGAAACTAGCTGGGGCACAGGTTAGTCCGAAGCCCATTCTATTAGTTTCGTAAAACCCCTAGTTCCCAACAGAGAAAGCAGTTTTAGGACGATCTTCCTCAGCCACCTCGATTTGCCAGTAGCCGGCTCGAAGATCTAACTTCGAGAAATAGCGGCTACCTATGAGGGTATCAATGGTGTCATCAAATCGAGGAAGCATATATGCATCTTTCCTGGTACGCGAGTTAAGCATTCGATAATCGATGCAGAATCTTAATGAACCATCTTTCTTTCGAACCAGCACAACATTCGAAGAAAATGGACTGTTTGATTCCCTAATAACACTCGCTTCAAGCATATCTTTCACGTGCTGACGGACCTCCTCATACATACCAGGAGGAATTTTCCTGTAAGGCTGTTTAAATGGCCTTTCATCGATAAGATCGATTTTATGTTGTATGATGTCCGTGCATCCAAGATCGAATGGACTGGTAGAAAATGCTTGTTTCCAGTTTCCCAATACTTGACGAAGCCTATACAGCTGCTCTTCACTAAGGTTCTCAGTGTTTAAGTTAATACCAAGATCTTCAGGTAAAGACTTGGATTCTGTTATGCTTGGTAATTCAGAAGCTAAATTGTCAACAACCTTAACCTGAGTTACAGAACAAATAATTGACTTGGGTTGTATATAGATGGGTTTAGCAGTGATATTACAAATTTTTACAGGTACTTTCACATTTGATACACTATTTTTCACTTTGAGAACCCGTGGACAAACTGTATACTTAAGGTTAGAGTTATCGGATCTGTTTTCAGTGATTATAGTGGAGGTATCAGGATCGAGCCCTCTGACCATGCCGTTGATTACTGTGGACTAGTAAGGATGAACCTTAAGAACTTTCTTGTTTAGTGACCTGGGCCCGGTTGTTCAAAACTATCGTTAAGCTAACGACGTCGTTAAACCATGGTTAGCGAGTCGTTAAGATATAACGACGTCGTTAACTGTTGTTCAAAAAAAGTTAACATTTAACGACTCGCTAATTAATCGCTAACTTTAATCACTCATCTACCCACGATTAAGTATTTAACGAGTCGTCAAATATGGCCGCCTTGGTGCTTGTCGTTGTCCCTCCTCAGAGGAAAGAGCGCATTTTTCGACATCAAGCCATCCTTGATGGAGCCTTTACGGACCAGGAGCTGCGCCAAAGATACAGATTTGGTCGGCAATCAATTATGTTCCTGACCCATCTCCTTAGACAGGATTTAGCAAGGAAATCTCGCAGGAACCATGCCCTGACTGTTCAGCAGCAGGTGCTGTCAACATTGAGGTTCCTGGCAAGTGGAAGTTTCCTTCAAGTTGTTGGAGACACTACAGGTAATTGAATGGATTAATTAAACCACAAGCAATATTGATGCAGTGAAATCAAATATATTGCAGCTGTTATTTCTTCCAATATTGACAACAAGTTAACAACAAAAATTGATTCATtctttcaattttgaaaatgtagATTATGATTTCTTGCAGCGACAGAAACAGTTATCATCgaatattcttttatatatgtaaccctggtaaatactagccgcaatatactgCTCGGCTAGGGAAATCTTCTCTTCAGCTCGATCAGTTGAGCGCAAGACTAGTAAGAaagaggtcccgggttcgatccctagcggaggcagtgatttaaatttaatccatcctgcgctctgttacattacTAATAGtaaatagtaattatatataagctTGCCCTTAACATTTGTATAGTGTACACATTGGAAGTTTTGTTTGAAGTTGTATTTTCGTAATAAATGCCCATCACACGTCATCGACGATTGCTTGTTTTGAAAAAGAATGTGCGCTAGTAGTCCTACAGTTGACGTCTATATTTCAGTGAAAAGGTTCACTTATATAAACAACGTGTTAATGTACGATACTGTAAACGATTAGTGTACTGTTCTACGATACCGGTGGgctaaaaaatgacaaaaccgAATAATTTTGGCAAACAACTTACTTGTTATTTCATTGAAAGGTCTGGATAAAAGCACCGTATCCAGGTGCGTCCATAAAGTGTGTGGTAAGTTGGCTTGTTATGCTAGCCAAGCTATAAAGTGGCCCACCACAGAGGAGTGCCAGAAGGGGAAGAGGAAATTTTTCGCCATCGCCGGGTTTCCCTCCATAATAGGAGCAGTGGACGGAACACATATCCGTATACAGGCACCACACACTGACGAGCCATCCTATGTAAACAGGAAGGGCTACCACAGCATCAATGTGCAGGGTGTTTGTGATGCTGACGGTaagtttaaatttgtttatgcACTCGTGATCCTCTGCGTGGTgccccttacaacattgacaagttaactataaaaaaaaacccaacaactATAGTCAGTTTCAACTATGTGAAACTCCGGATCCTCTGAACAATAGCTATGGAATAGTGTGTAAATATGGTTTCAAGCATATGTGAAACCATAGACAAGATAATGAAACTGACAAATGATAATTGCATTTATATTATACTTGTTCATTATTATCATTAGAcctatatttttaaatttttattttattttttatttttcaaaatttttaacatatttatacatttcaaatGACATAATAAGACACTATTATATCTAATacaaatcaaatcaatacatggatacataaataataaatgttaacaacagcaaaacaaaacataaatagaCAAAGCAGgaacaaacacagaaaaacaagGTTggattgtttgttttaaatttatgTCATCagtttttttgtaattaaataattcCAGTGAGTCTTTCCCATTTGGTCCATTGTTTCTGCTAAAGCTAGGTGCCTATATaattttcgctgtaggcaaaacttaATTTcatgtgtaaacacactttttggaaaatccggaaccaatttatcaatttttgttttcacaaatgtgaagcctgaatgtacttcttcatactgaatataccaattatagtgtacatttatcgCCCATGGCCAgtctgtcctactgtagtgtgctacatAAGTGAACATGCATCattgtgaaataaatattatatatttgtaaaaaataataaaaatggtCTACCcatattatgtataatatactaTATTTCTTAcagtaatatttcatttcattcattttttgcTACAGGAAAATTCTTGGGCATCAATGCCAGTTGGCCAGGGTGCACACATGATGCCCATATTTTCAGAACTTCTCAGGTATATATTTAATTACCATAGTTTATAACATTCCAAAAAGAGACCAGTTACATATTATTAAAATTTACTTCTAATAAAGGTGATCTTTATTATAAAAAACAATGAGATACATATAGCTGGCATTAGCAGTTGTAGAAAAAGAGGTAttcaattcatattttttttatataaattgatttaGGTCATTGATGGTgatccatttaaaaaaaaaaatgtttacatataaatgtcaaCTGTTCATATTATCAAGATAGAGTTGCAATGTCATATGATGATattcattaataaaataatagattcataaaaaaaaatccaactgAAATGACCTTAAATAAAAATTATCTCAAGGGCCAGTTCTTGAACTAACATTCCTCCACTATTTTTGACATTGTTTTGcatttgtattattatattgatTTGCAGGTTTGTCAGCATATGGAAACAAACCAGAATTTGGAAAATGTGCTATTGGGTGATTCTGGCTACCCGTGCCGA
The genomic region above belongs to Pecten maximus unplaced genomic scaffold, xPecMax1.1, whole genome shotgun sequence and contains:
- the LOC117320684 gene encoding putative nuclease HARBI1, whose translation is MAALVLVVVPPQRKERIFRHQAILDGAFTDQELRQRYRFGRQSIMFLTHLLRQDLARKSRRNHALTVQQQVLSTLRFLASGSFLQVVGDTTGLDKSTVSRCVHKVCGKLACYASQAIKWPTTEECQKGKRKFFAIAGFPSIIGAVDGTHIRIQAPHTDEPSYVNRKGYHSINVQGVCDADGKFLGINASWPGCTHDAHIFRTSQVCQHMETNQNLENVLLGDSGYPCRPFLLTPYLNANCPAQRNYNYAHGRTRSVIERTFGRWKRRFHILHSEIRMQPERVVTLIMACAVLHNIAMSMREPLIDGEEDNAVDEVEGDAAYNGPQDGQAVREHVTRAYFTR